In the Triticum aestivum cultivar Chinese Spring chromosome 2B, IWGSC CS RefSeq v2.1, whole genome shotgun sequence genome, tcaaattcggtgaacttttttcaagtttctGAACTATTCTTACAAAATcaattgaatttttttaaattttttgaaccgTTTTCTAATTCGacgaaaaaagttcaccgaattttaTGAATATTTCTTCAAATTCGGTAAACCTCTTTAAAAGTCGATGTACTTATCTaaaaatcagtgaacttttttcaaattcatgaactttttttgaaaccgatgaactattttcaaaattattgatttttttttcaaatttgatgaacttttttcaaatttgatcaacttttttcaaaatcaatgatttttttaattCCAAGATCTTTGTTCAGAATTACTATTTTTTCtgtaattcatgaactttttccgaAAGGTTTTCAAATAATTGAAAAATCAAAGATCTACAATAATTGTTACATGTGCAATAAATTGCGCGGCTATAAATGTTCCTAATTAATTTGCCCTTGAATTGGTCACTAGCATGTTGGTCAGGTGGTTAGCCATACTTTTTTTAGGGGTAAAGCACATCTTTATTCATCAAAGTCCACACGCAGTGGGATACGTCTTTGGTCATAGGGCTGGCCAAACCACACATGGCGTCCCAGACCTCTTGACAAAGCAAATTTAGCTAAGTTATGTGCTTCATAGTTTGCAGCACGACTCTCGAAAGTAAAAATACAATGAAAGGTAGAAGCTCTATGATTTATCTCGCTTATAATTGATGCATATCCTCCTCTTGTACCCGTGTTGATGTCCTGGATCACCTGTCGGCAATCTGAAGCAATAACAAAATCTCTGATATTGAGGTCCTCCGCCAGCGCCAGTGCCTCGCGACACGCGATCGCTTCCAGAGTGGCTGAATCGAGGGTTCCTTCAGTGACCAGAGCCGAACCACCAACATAGCTACCACTCTCATCCCTGCATACCGCCGCCGCCAAACCCCCACGTGATCGAACCGCTGCATCGACGTGGATTTTGCAAAATCCTGGTGGTGGTCGTTTTGGTCTTTGATGTTGCCCTGCTGGGGTCCCGGTGGCTATCCTGGACCGTTGTTGCTTATTGCTCAGGACTCCTAGTTCATCGGTAAAACGTTGGACGAACATGTGTGTCGCTTGGGGGCTCTGGAAAATTCCCTCATGAATGGCCTTTCGACGAGCATGCCATATTGACCATAAGGTGACCGTCAAGAGTATGAACTTGTCATGGGAAAGCAATTCCATCAAGGTGAATAACCAATTCTTAGCATTGGGCTCTGTTGTAGCTGTGATTTTATGTGTTACCGCTTCGTCTGTCAAGGCCCATATACTCCGTGAGGATGAGCACTCCAACAGCGAGTGGCGCCACGAATCTTGAACTCCGCACAAGCCACACTGTCCCGAATCTGTCATGTGCCGATATGCACGGACATCATTCGTTGGCAGAGACTATTTTGAGAGTCTCCATAGAAGCATGCGGATCTTACCCGGGACGTTAGTTTTCCAAAGAGATTTCCATGATCCCTCCGCTGCTCTAGAACTTGACGGACCCGCCGTTCCTTCTAACCAAGCCTCCCTCCTCTGTCTTGTTGCTATCAGCATGTTGTATGCAGATTTAACAGAGAAGTTCCCTTTTTTGTCATAGTGCCAGGCCCAAAAATCTGGCATATTACGAGTACATAGCGGGATTCCCAGTATTACTTGAGCATCCATTCGCATAAACGTCGCCGTGACAAGTTCCTTGTTCCAGGCTGCTGTGGTGGGTTCTATGAGTTCCGAGACCATGATGGGGCGGTGGATTGTTAAACAACCGTATGGTGGAAGCATTGCATCACGTGGTAGCCAATACGTGGTTAGCCAAACTTAAATGTTGTGTCACGGCGGCGTTGCCAAGCGCGACATGCGCATTCGCAGACAAAATTGGGCCATGTATGTATGGGCCAACGCTACAAGTTGAGACGGAGACCGGCCGAAAGAAGCTTGTAATTAGCCCGTGGGCTCATGGGCCTTGTGCTTGTAATAAGCGTCGTGTACTGCCTGTGGAAGGAAACGAGGCAAGAAGAAGCACACGGCGAAGCCCTAGCTagattccgccgccgccgccgccgccgccgccggctctaATAAACCTGTCGAACCTGATGGCGCTGCGCTCTCTTGTTAGAAAGATGCCGGCCCTGGGTCTCAGGCCGCCGCCGACGGCCAACCTTATGGGTCCCGTCCGGGCGCTGTCGCCGGCGGCGGGTTCTCGGCTCATGTCCCATGGGGCTCCGGTAAGCACCTCACCTTACTTCCTAATTCGATTCCATCTGATTTGTTGCAAACCAACTTGCCTCGTTTCATCTATCAAATCAATCACCGTTGTATCTTTGTTGGCTGTCTCGATGGTGGAATTATTTTCGATAAGATTCGACTGTTAGAGAAAGTTACTATTAGGAGTTATTTAGGCGATTTATTCAGATTTTACATAGTagtccctccgtaaactaatataagagtgtttacatCACtagtttagtgatctaaatgctcttatattagtttacagagggagtacaatttttgGGAACTATTGGATCTTCATCCTGAGCCTAACGCGTTAGGTGCGTGATTTGCTCACTCCTTTGCGGTTTGTGAGATTCTATTATTTTCCTTAAATTGTAGGCAATCGATCGCTTGTGCGCGGAGATCTATTCTGAAGACGAGATGGCTAGGGTTCGGGAGGAAATAAATCGCCTGCGCGCGGAGACTGACCAGAACCGCATAGAGTTAAAAAAGCAGGACGCTGAGGGGTTGAAGATGATTGAGATGACCCAACAAGTCATGGACGCAGCTGAAGCTTCTTATAATGAAGCCGCCAGGTAAATGCTAAATTTTACCAATAACACAACATTCCTCTTTTCATTACAAAGTTGTTTTGTGAACTGTACAGCGTTAGGACTTAAATTTTGTCATAACAGTCTTTTACTCTTCTTCACTGCAACGTCGATGCTATCTATTATGATGATCAGAAATATTTTCTGTTTGTTGAGACCACACATAGGGTGCTCTTTCTCTGAAAAAAGATTTGCATCATCCATTAATTGAAGAGAGCTGCCCAATTAATGAACGGAAAACAAGGCTAAAACTGTCTAATCCATGCTTTTAAGTTAACTACGCCCATGGTCTTTTCTTCTAGAATGTATGGTTGATTGTTATCCGTTAATAAAAAAATTATTAACGACAATGCTCGAAGTCATCAGCTTTTAATTCTCCAAAACTGATGGTTCAGACAGAACCGTATGTTAACGAAAATTCAGTCTGTTTTGTGGCATATGGCCAACCAAAATCACTTGCCTCTTGAGTATATCTGATGATTGAAAATTAGGTTGTTTTTTCGCATATTGACAACCGAGATGCCTCGTGGTGAGCTCTTAGCTTATTTGAGCATACAATATGGTTATAAATATCTTTTATGTTTAGCTATGAGTATGTAGCCTTATATTTACATGATATTCCTACCCTATTCTTATCTATTTTTAAAAGGGAAACTTTATTATTGTAAGGCTCATCTAATATTTCATGCATGTGCAGGCATAATACTGAAGCCATTAAAAGCATAATGGAAGATTTTCGGAAAATAGACAAGGCATGTGACGTTGTTCTCATTAGCTGTCCGCTGCTGATTATCCTTATGGCCATGGCTATGTAGTAACTTCAGCATGCGATGTGCCGCTGGATTTTATTTATGGTCTGTGCATGTTTGGCTGTTGGCAATTGGAAGAGACCTGTTTGTTAAGCACCTGTCTGTATATAGTTCatatgtgtgtctatatatattGATTTGCTCTTTCCGTTGTCACGGCTAGCTTTGAAAACTGTCGCTTGTCTACCTCTGTTCCACGGCAGCACATCACACAAATCAGTGCATGGAGCCTGGCTTAAAAACCTGAAATGTAGACCTAGCTATGATGTTGAATTATTATTTTTCATCAAAACAAAGCTCATGAACAAGGCCCTACCTCTGGAAACTTACGGCAAGTTCATGTTCTCTGAGTCTGTGCTTCTCTGTTTGTCGGGTGCTATTGGGCTGCACCTCTTTCCCTGCTTTTCGAAATTATTTTTGTCATGCCATGGGTCGCGCCCTGCTTTGTAATGGGATTGATGCTGTTGTTGTAATCTTCTGTGTTCTTGGAACAAATTAGAGCCAGGGTTAAATATTTCAATAAAAGCACATTGGAATTTTTGAAATTTTTCATATTTTAGTGTGGTCCAAAGTATTTCTAATCCTGAAATATTGAGCCAAGTTAAAACtaattttaaaataaatttaaaTCAGGCTAGAATCCAATGAAATTTGAAATCTCAAAATCCgaagttttgcatatttcattgatGCCTGAAATTGTTTTGTTTACTGAATTAAAAACATTGATCGGTGCCTAATTTTCCTGCTCTGTTCTTGGTCCTCGATTTGTGCTTAGTTTTCGACTGATCTGTCTACGCGGTAACCTCAACCAACAAATGATAAGTTGGTCCATGAGATGATTACCTCGAGCCTTTTTCGCTTGGGCGTGCAGTGTCTATAAAGGCTCGAGTGGGTGGTGGGTGCCCTTGAAAGGATTCATGAGCTTTACATATGACAGCTTCATCAGAAGATTTTGCAATGAACGCAAAGTACAGACGAGGACTAAACATTGGACCTGTGAAAATCTAGTATACAACCACTTTACATATGACAGCTTCATCAGAAGATTTTGCAATGAACGCAAAGTACAGACGAGGACTAAACATTGGACCAGTGAAAATTTAGTATACAACCACTTTACATATGACAGCTTCATCAGAAGATTTTGCAATGAACGCAAAGTACAGACGAGGACTAAACATTGGACCAGTGAAAATTTAGTATACAACCACTTTACATATGACAGCTTCATCAGAAGATTTTTCAATGAACGCAAAGTACAGACGAGGACTAAACATTGGACCTGTGAAAATCTAGTATACAACCACTTTACATATGACAGCTTCATAAGAAGATTTTGCAATGAACGCAAAGTACAGACGAGGACTAAACATTGGACCTGTGAAAATCTAGTATACAACCACTTTACATATGACAGCTTCATCAGAAGATTTTGCAATGAACACAAAGGACATACGGGGACTAAACATTGGACCTGTGAAAATCTAGTATACAACCACTTTACATATGACAGCTTCATCAGAAGATTTTGCAATGAACACAAAGGACATACGAGGACTAAACATTGGACCTGTGAAAATCTAGTATACAACCACTTTACATATGACAGCTTCATCAGAAGATTTTGCAATGAACACAAAGGACATACGAGGACTAAACATTGGACCTGTGAAAATCTAGTATACAACCACTTTACATATGACAGCTTCATCAGAAGATTTTGCAATGAACACAAAGGACATACGAGGACTAAACATTGGACCTGTGAAAATCTAGTATACAACCACTTTACATATGACAGCTTCATCAGAAGATTTTGCAATGAACACAAAGGACATACGAGGACTAAACATTGGACCTGTGAAAATCTAGTATACAACCACTTTACATATGACAGCTTCATCAGAAGATTTTGCAATGAACACAAAGGACATACGAGGACTAAAACTAAAACATTGGACCTGCGAAAATCTAGTATACAACCACTGAACTGATTACCTAATCCTCCATCCGGCTAACCCTCGTTGCAGCAGCATTTTTATCATGCGGTACATGGAAACAAGTCATTTGGGGTCTGGAGTGATGATCACAAGCGCGCTATGAGAAACATTTCATGGTTCCCTGGTTTGGTTTCCTGGTTTGGTTTCCTGGTGATCATCACTGGTCCCCGGTTCCATTGCTCCGCCACTCCGATCTTCGTTGTTGGAGATCTTGAAGAGAAACATTTCATGGTTCCCTGGTTTCACCTGCTTGCAATGGAACCGGGGACTTGTCGCCCTCCCCGACAGtctaaaaaaaatgagagaagagaAACATTTGGAGGACCTCAGCGCAAGCACATGATGGCATTACCGATCGGGGGAGGGGTGCAGGGGGAGAGATCCGTGCGAGTGGATCGGTTCCATTCActtgcgccgccgcccgccgggtgTATAGTCGATGATGCGCAGGCTGTGTTCCTGTTCAGCAGCGCGTGGCTATGGCGTCGAGGATGGGCGGCAAAATTCTACTACCTCCTTCCCAAATTATAGAACGTCTTACAATTTGGGAGAGAGGAAGTACTAGTCGTAGGATATGCAGTCACATCGATGATCCTTGGGCACAATTAAGCGCGAGAAATTGAAACAGACGAGCCGAAACCATGCATACAAAACCAACCCTGTAGCACCCAGAGACAACGCATTTTGACCAGGATAACAGTTCCTGCACAACAAGAGAGACTGATGCCATGCACCAGCTACAACCAATTATCAATTCTGCTCCGCtataagaaaattaaaaaaaaatcataaagtTGAAACCACCCATTGTCATGCTCATATTCAATTTCACATGCCTACAAGAAATAAGCATCTCAATTGTCACATCACAACAATATCAGAGTTACAGATCTATGGCAGCGAGATATATTGTCACAGCACAACAAGAAACAAGGCTCGCAAGCGGAAAACTGAGAATTGGAGTGGAAAGAAAGACATTTATTATTTCATACATTACAACAGTTTGTTAAAAAAAAGCTTGAGGCGAGGCATCTTTTGCCGGATACTACAATTGAGGAGAAGAAAACATAAAACCAGCATGAATTGAACAGAAAAACATTTACTAATCAATAATCACATCAGTTGGGAAGCACACCCACTCCATAGAATATAATACTTGGCTCTTTCTACCATATAGGCAACATTGAATAATTCAAATAATTTG is a window encoding:
- the LOC123040207 gene encoding uncharacterized protein; this encodes MALRSLVRKMPALGLRPPPTANLMGPVRALSPAAGSRLMSHGAPAIDRLCAEIYSEDEMARVREEINRLRAETDQNRIELKKQDAEGLKMIEMTQQVMDAAEASYNEAARHNTEAIKSIMEDFRKIDKACDVVLISCPLLIILMAMAM